The window CAGTGTCTATGCCGCAACATGGGTATCGGGTTGTGCCATGACCTAGTACGAATTACCCTCACTGGGTTCGGTCGAGGCCAAAGGTAcctgctgctgttgcagccggtactgatgccATCGGTATCCGCATCCGGATGCAACAGTAGCAGGTCCTTTGGTATGCACCTTTAGCCTGTTTTTTagtattgatttttttttttgcaatgagtATAAAATCCTAAGAAACATCGCATAGTGCATGTAGCCTAGCAAGTGTAGGTGTGGGACTGGTACTTGACCCCCATCCGTCCCCATCAGCCACTGGGCGATCTGCTTGTTTCCGCATATCACATGGACGGCAGGGTACCGCCGAATGGTACCCGGGACATCATTGTCCCACGAATTGAATCAAGCTGATGCATGCTGCAGAGAGCACACCGGACCCGGAGAGGGACGGTCCCGGCCGGAGGACCTGGAGCGCAGCTGTTGCCATGGCCAATGGCCACGTTCTCTCGGCATGGAAAGGTTGGGGCACTACACATGGCGGGCATGTGGTGTGGCTGTAGAGAGTATGAGAACCTGCTGCGATCACGAATTGACAGGGCCGCCTGGTGATTGCTACCAGCTTGGTTTCTCTGCCGGGTAAAATGCGTTCTCCTCCTGTGGTTGATGTGCCGGGCTCGTGCCACATCAAATTCCGTGGATCTTACGCCGGAGTAATAAAGCGACAAAGCGTCACGGGTTGGTAATGGACAAGTTTTACAGTTTCGAGGAGACCTGTAATGCAGTTTATTCTAATGACAAGATTTTAGCTTTGTAGGCACAAACTACTTAATTTATTAATTCGAAGCCTTCCTGCAAGCGATTATTCACGAGGGTGCGACGAATTCCGACTGGGATGGAAATATGAATGTTAGTGATAGAGCACAGACGTTACAACTGTACTAATGAGTGGGGGAAAAGAGTTATGATGTACTATCACTATGCTGAAAACTTGCTTTCACTCTGCTAAAATAAACAGTAGAGGACCAACATGATTGATGTGTACATCAACACCATGTGGTGTGAGAGCGGGGTAAACTTTCTGTGCGAGACGTACTACTCAGTCATCTCTGCAGCCACAGAGGTCCACCGACAGCATCTGCAGGGGATGGAGCACAAGCACCAGCACAACCATATAAGCGTCAAATATTATACCCGATCCTTCAACTGTTACTGGTTATCTGAAGAAAAATCGTGGATTTTTACTTGGCAAGATCTTGCGATCTGCTTGTTCTCACAGGGCAGCCAAAACGGCAACACCGCTCTGAGATTTTCATACCTCGATCGAATGCCTCGACCAACCGATCAACAACATTACAAAATACGACGAGAACAATCTTCTAGCCAGCTGTTTCTACGTACAGTTCTACAGATGGTCAAGCAATGCAATGCACGGAATggtgcgcacggcggcggcatcaCCGCCTATCTGATGGCTGCGGTGGCAAGCACGGCGTGGAAGGTGGCCTCGTCGCAGGGCAGGGTGATGCCCATGTCGTGGCTGAACCCGAACTCCTCCTCGGCCTTCCTGAGCAGCTCCTGGAACTCGAGCGCGTCCAGGCAGGCCACCGGCACGATGTACCGGCTCCTACCCGTGCCGACGTACACCGTGAAGTGGCCTCTGGGCACGTCCTCCGGTGGCCCAGCCTCGTCCCTCCTTCCCAGGCTCGACGAGCACCTCcggagcatcttcttcagctgcGCGCCCTGCCTCACCATGATCAATGAAACGTCCGATGGCTCTCTTCTCGATCTAGAGTCTAGCTAGTGTCTCGGTTGCGGTCGGTGCAGTGGCGCTGGTGTGGCTGGTGAGGCGCAGCCAGGCCGGGCGGGTATTTAACGGGCGGGGAGCAGGCGGGCGCATGTGAGCGTGGGCGCACACAGGGCACACACGGGTGGAGGGTCGCGCGGCACGGCCGGGGACCGTACGGCCCTACCGCGCAGGGGTCTGCCACCGCCGCGTCGACGTCCCGTCGCGAGCCGCGCCTCGGCCGTTTGGGCTTTTGTTTACGTTTTGGCCTGACCGACGCCTCGTGGCGCGTACGCCGATGTAGAGGCACGGGTGCGCAGCCTGGTATGTGCCGCATGTGGCCGTTGTCCTGCCTCTGCCTGCTGCCCTGGGCAGTTGGTGATGTTAGAAATAATTGAATTAATCTAAGCATGTCATTAACACGTGGCTTAGTTAGTTAATCATGTCATTAGCATCCTCTAATAACAGGACGCGTCTGTACACAGGCCACCCGTTCGGAAGGGGTCTGTCCCTTCTGAACTGGTGTGTCGATGTCATTTGGGCACATATAATTATATGTAATCACTGTTTACGAGATTAACAAGAGATTCATTCATCCATTCACTGTCTTCATTTATATTAACTTAAACACATTATTGACACTTTGCTCTCGCCGGTTTGGAACTCGCTGAAGAACAGGAATAGGGGGAGTCCCTTGGCCTCCACCAAACCAAGGTAAGAACATGGCGTCAAGAAACTGACCGGTGAATCTTTTTGTTCGAGCCTTCTGCGACTTTTTATCAAGTTCGTCGTCGTCCTGTTCTAGGGCTTAGCCGCCGAGAACACCCTGCACACTGTTAGAACCGCGGCCCCTGCATCCAGAATGCTGGAACACGCCGCAGCCATGCACTGCTTGATGCTGACAACTGCCTCGTCTTCACACCATGCGCGTCGGTGGTCGCCAACCGCACCCTCGACGCTTAGCGCTGCTTCCAACACGTCAGGCAACAAACTCGAAGCCGCCTATTCCCCTCCAGGCCGCAACGCTAGTGCCGCCAGGACCGTGCCAAGCCATggcaccaccgccacctccaccacGCACGACCACTGCACCAACACCACCATACTAGATGCCCTCGCACTTCTTGTTCCCCTCGTCGATGCCCACATCGTCGTCTTCAACACCGGGACCGAGTCACCCGAGCCCTGAGTACATCCTGGGACTCTGTCCCATGGCGACGCGATCTCTTACTCCAGCACCCCAGGCTTTGTCGGGCTCAGCAGCTACacaaatggcggcggcggcagaccgGTTGGCCGGACCATGGCGGTGTGACATAGATCCGCCCCATTCTTCAACTCCGGCGCGGAGGCCAGCGGATCTGTCATCCCTGAACCAACAACGTGGGCAGGAGCTTGTTGGAACACGACGGGCTCAGAGGAGTGCTCGGAGAACTCGCTGGCCTAAGCTGGCACCACCACGCGACAGAGCAGGCGAATGGAGTTGTGGCGGTGGGatatggcggtggcggtggctgagCAAGGAAGGGAATAAATCCCTAACCTTAAGCCTGTTGGAATTTTGTGATCTCAGAATAACAACCTAGATCTGTATGTCAAACAAATTCCACAAATTAGAGATAACATaccaaatatatttatgtaCCGTGATTGGTAGATACACCTAATGTTTCCATCTATAAGTTGGTCCCGGTCCCACAGTGctgtctataaatatgagacggAGGGGTACCCTCTGTAACCCTTATCAGTTAATCTCGCGATTAGCAAAACATCAATCAATTAGGGCACTGGAGGGGCTAGAAGCGCGACTTCCTCATCTACTTCGTGGCAGGCACCGACAGGAGTTGCTGGTCATCATCGACATCAAGATCTTCATCAACAAGAGATCTAAATTTCTCTAATTGGTGAAGATTAAACTCTAATTCATCTACATCAGCCCTACTACTACAACTACAGAGGCGTTCATGGATTCAAAAGTTCTGGTCAGtattaatctaattaatttcgcattaagtaattagtgatcatgattagacTAAACTAAGATCCTGTTCATGGTTAATTAATTCTAACAAAGCCAAGACGCTTGCCCCCTTCTGTTCCTGCCGACAGTAAGACTGGGCTGGGTCAAATAGGCTGGAATACTTGCTCCACGTGGGGCTAAATGGCCGAAATCTATTAGTACGACAGTATATATTtcgaatatctttcatgaatAAATCCCCAGGGCTGTATAAATTTGCAGTTTAATCCTTAGTAGAGACATAGTATACAATTTCTTTTATATTGTAGCCCTCGGGTTTCAATGTAATTGCTGAACTAATACTGTGTGACTCTATCAATTGTAAACTGCACCCTGAAGATAAGGGATGTTGCAATATCAATGTATTTGTTCTTATACATTCCCAATTACTTGCAATTTTCTTTAAGTTATTTTGTTATACTAAGCTATATTTTCATGTTTATTCATGTGcttaataaaataaataactaCTAAACCGACCATATGACAACATAttgaaataaataaatgcaaaattcaAGTGATTACCTAATACGGAAACAGGACCCTAGTTTACATCCATTGTCCCcttccattttcccttcccaTGGCCCCTTTTATGGTTCGAGAACTCTAAG is drawn from Panicum virgatum strain AP13 chromosome 1N, P.virgatum_v5, whole genome shotgun sequence and contains these coding sequences:
- the LOC120654052 gene encoding auxin-responsive protein SAUR50-like, whose amino-acid sequence is MVRQGAQLKKMLRRCSSSLGRRDEAGPPEDVPRGHFTVYVGTGRSRYIVPVACLDALEFQELLRKAEEEFGFSHDMGITLPCDEATFHAVLATAAIR